From the Euphorbia lathyris chromosome 6, ddEupLath1.1, whole genome shotgun sequence genome, one window contains:
- the LOC136234114 gene encoding uncharacterized protein, which translates to MPYAVKLLNPIRHSLSSITYFYSSLQTSRRQPFYGKLELIRTWLKQLHPKILTRCPNMCKWNLDSVLDVQFSGSTLTLLGVSCIIGYASLSQQVTYAMDGQDDDPNIFGYSNEGKDTPVFWLFVRKLWLPAFFFLTVVVNWHHPVMLVTKLVLFLVSTKPSPLSVYVFIEQLCHQSMRQKPYLYSLKSLYANKVEVQDYKLFCLATVEVKDHKLTLVGVLGGWWALPLSQRAFSVFRDSAFY; encoded by the exons ATGCCGTATGCCGTAAAATTACTGAATCCAATTCGACATTCTCTTTCGTCAATaacctacttttactcttctTTACAAACGTCTAGAAGGCAGCCGT TTTATGGAAAACTTGAACTCATAAGGACATGGCTGAAGCAGCTTCATCCTAAAATACTCACTAGATGCCCAAATATGTGTAAATGGAACCTAGATTCTGTTCTCGATGTTCAATTTTCAG GAAGTACATTAACCCTACTCGGTGTGTCATGTATAATTGGATACGCAAGCCTTTCGCAGCAGGTTACGTATGCCATGGATG gTCAAGACGATGATCCAAATATTTTTGGTTACTCGAACGAGGGGAAAGATACTCCTGTGTTTTGGCTATTTGTGAGAAAATTATGGCTACCtgcttttttctttctcacTGTGGTGGTGAATTGGCATCATCCTGTCATGCTTGTGACCAAACTTGTTCTTTTCCTCGTCAGCACAAAGCCCAGCCCTTTATCAGTTTATGTTTTTATTGAACAG TTGTGTCATCAATCCATGCGCCAAAAGCCCTATTTGTACTCTCTAAAG TCTTTATATGCCAATAAAGTTGAAGTCCAAGACTACAAACTTTTCTGCCTTGCCACAGTTGAAGTGAAAGACCACAAACTAACTTTGGTAGGGGTTCTTGGTGGTTGGTGGGCTTTGCCACTGTCACAGAGAGCATTTTCTGTTTTTCGGGATAGTGCTTTTTATTGA
- the LOC136232820 gene encoding pentatricopeptide repeat-containing protein At2g13600-like isoform X2: protein MRNALRSILSAKPAKDFNGYAETCVSLLKNLNSHGLITEGSAFHGHLIKMGVSSERYIAIKLLWGNFDRARKLFDEMPERNEVSWTAMISGFMKYGRVKESMWYFERNPFHNVVSWTAGISGYVRNGFSFEAMKLFLKLLESGVMPNNVTFTSVVRACGDLRDFGLGMCVLGLIVKTGFEHNLAVSNSLITLCLKIGEIDLARKIFDRMDVRDVVSWTAILDMDDLVEARRIFEEMPERNEISWSTMIARCSQRGYTDESLKLFRQMVQQGIKPTISCFSSIISTLATLEALQAGMIIHGHVTKNWIQNDVFVSSSLIDLYCKCGETKKGRLLFDSDMEKNVVSWNTMIGGYSLNGEMEEAKDLFHAMPMPLRNRVTWSAIIAGYLDCGQFDKVFEIFKEMLLLGEIPNTSTFSSMLSACASTASLGKGKDLHGKIIKLGIQYDVFVGTALTDMYAKSGDIEYSRKVFDRMSEKNEVSWTVMIQGLAESGFPLECLDKFQEMEETSTVACNEQMLLSVLFACSHSGLINKGVGYFNSMEAVYAVKPKGRHYTCIVDMLSRAGLIYEAEEFINSMPYKPESNAWAALLSGCKTYKKEELAGRTARRLWEMAEKNSAGYVLLSNIYASAGRWVEVMNVRKLMKEKGLNKNGGCSWVEVKDSVHSFYSDDGTHLQSPEIYEIIQLLRFEMALP from the exons ATGAGAAATGCCTTGAGAAGTATACTATCTGCAAAGCCAGCAAAGGACTTCAATGGTTATGCAGAAACATGTGTTTCCCTGTTGAAAAATCTCAACAGCCATGGTTTGATCACTGAAGGGAGTGCTTTTCATGGCCATTTAATCAAAATGGGTGTTTCATCAGAGAGATATATAGCAATTAAACTCCTG TGGGGAAATTTCGATAGAGCTCGCAAGTTGTTCGACGAAATGCCTGAGAGAAATGAGGTTTCTTGGACAGCGATGATTTCAGGTTTTATGAAATATGGCAGAGTGAAAGAATCAATGTGGTATTTCGAAAGAAACCCATTTCACAATGTGGTATCTTGGACCGCAGGAATTAGTGGGTATGTCCGTAACGGGTTCAGTTTTGAAGCTATGAAGctatttctgaaacttcttgaATCTGGGGTGATGCCAAACAACGTTACATTTACCTCTGTAGTTAGAGCATGTGGAGATTTGCGTGATTTTGGATTGGGAATGTGTGTTTTAGGTTTGATTGTTAAAACTGGATTTGAACATAATTTAGCAGTATCTAATTCTTTGATTACATTATGCTTGAAGATAGGCGAAATAGATTTAGCTAGGAAAATATTTGATAGGATGGATGTAAGAGATGTTGTCTCTTGGACAGCAATATTAGACATGGATGACTTGGTAGAAGCTAGAAGGATCTTTGAAGAGATGCCAGAAAGAAATGAGATTTCTTGGAGTACCATGATTGCAAGGTGCAGTCAGAGGGGTTATACGGACGAGTCACTGAAACTCTTCCGCCAAATGGTTCAACAAGGAATCAAGCCAACTATTTCTTGTTTTTCCAGTATTATAAGTACATTGGCTACCCTTGAAGCTTTACAAGCAGGAATGATCATCCATGGACATGTTACAAAAAATTGGATTCAAAATGATGTTTTTGTCAGTAGCTCTCTCATCGATTTGTACTGTAAATGTGGAGAAACTAAGAAAGGGCGCCTACTATTCGATTCAGATATGGAGAAAAATGTGGTTTCCTGGAATACTATGATAGGAGGGTATAGTCTGAATGGAGAAATGGAAGAAGCTAAGGATTTGTTTCATGCTATGCCTATGCCATTGCGAAATAGGGTCACTTGGAGTGCTATAATTGCTGGTTATTTAGATTGTGGACAATTTGACAAGGTCTTTGAGATCTTCAAAGAAATGCTTCTGCTAGGAGAAATTCCAAACACATCCACCTTCTCTAGCATGCTTTCTGCTTGCGCGAGCACAGCATCGTTAGGGAAGGGTAAAGACTTACATGGGAAGATAATTAAACTTGGGATTCAGTATGATGTTTTTGTAGGCACTGCTCTTACTGATATGTATGCCAAGTCTGGGGATATTGAGTACTCTAGAAAGGTGTTTGATAGGATGTCTGAGAAGAATGAAGTTTCATGGACTGTAATGATTCAAGGGCTTGCAGAAAGCGGTTTTCCACTGGAATGTCTTGATAAATTTCAGGAAATGGAAGAAACTTCAACTGTGGCGTGTAATGAGCAAATGCTCTTGTCGGTTCTGTTCGCGTGCTCCCACTCTGGATTGATCAATAAAGGAGTGGGATATTTTAATTCGATGGAGGCAGTATATGCAGTAAAACCCAAGGGAAGACACTACACTTGCATTGTTGATATGCTCTCCCGAGCAGGACTCATATATGAAGCTGAAGAATTCATTAATTCCATGCCATATAAACCTGAAAGTAATGCATGGGCAGCTTTATTAAGCGGATGTAAGACTTATAAGAAGGAAGAATTAGCAGGGAGAACAGCTAGGAGGCTTTGGGAAATGGCAGAGAAAAACTCAGCAGGATATGTGCTGCTATCAAATATCTATGCTTCAGCTGGAAGATGGGTGGAAGTTATGAATGTGAGGAAACTAATGAAGGAAAAGGGATTGAACAAGAATGGTGGTTGCAGTTGGGTTGAGGTTAAAGACAGCGTCCATTCTTTTTATTCAGATGATGGAACTCACCTGCAATCGCCTGAGATTTATGAGATTATACAACTTTTAAGGTTTGAAATGGCACTTCCTTGA
- the LOC136232820 gene encoding pentatricopeptide repeat-containing protein At2g13600-like isoform X1 — MRNALRSILSAKPAKDFNGYAETCVSLLKNLNSHGLITEGSAFHGHLIKMGVSSERYIAIKLLVMYLNCRKSAEANEISKEFNGFDLVVHNCMISADVQWGNFDRARKLFDEMPERNEVSWTAMISGFMKYGRVKESMWYFERNPFHNVVSWTAGISGYVRNGFSFEAMKLFLKLLESGVMPNNVTFTSVVRACGDLRDFGLGMCVLGLIVKTGFEHNLAVSNSLITLCLKIGEIDLARKIFDRMDVRDVVSWTAILDMDDLVEARRIFEEMPERNEISWSTMIARCSQRGYTDESLKLFRQMVQQGIKPTISCFSSIISTLATLEALQAGMIIHGHVTKNWIQNDVFVSSSLIDLYCKCGETKKGRLLFDSDMEKNVVSWNTMIGGYSLNGEMEEAKDLFHAMPMPLRNRVTWSAIIAGYLDCGQFDKVFEIFKEMLLLGEIPNTSTFSSMLSACASTASLGKGKDLHGKIIKLGIQYDVFVGTALTDMYAKSGDIEYSRKVFDRMSEKNEVSWTVMIQGLAESGFPLECLDKFQEMEETSTVACNEQMLLSVLFACSHSGLINKGVGYFNSMEAVYAVKPKGRHYTCIVDMLSRAGLIYEAEEFINSMPYKPESNAWAALLSGCKTYKKEELAGRTARRLWEMAEKNSAGYVLLSNIYASAGRWVEVMNVRKLMKEKGLNKNGGCSWVEVKDSVHSFYSDDGTHLQSPEIYEIIQLLRFEMALP, encoded by the coding sequence ATGAGAAATGCCTTGAGAAGTATACTATCTGCAAAGCCAGCAAAGGACTTCAATGGTTATGCAGAAACATGTGTTTCCCTGTTGAAAAATCTCAACAGCCATGGTTTGATCACTGAAGGGAGTGCTTTTCATGGCCATTTAATCAAAATGGGTGTTTCATCAGAGAGATATATAGCAATTAAACTCCTGGTAATGTACCTAAATTGTCGAAAATCAGCTGAAGCTAATGAGATTTCAAAAGAGTTCAATGGGTTTGATCTTGTTGTACATAATTGTATGATCTCTGCTGATGTGCAGTGGGGAAATTTCGATAGAGCTCGCAAGTTGTTCGACGAAATGCCTGAGAGAAATGAGGTTTCTTGGACAGCGATGATTTCAGGTTTTATGAAATATGGCAGAGTGAAAGAATCAATGTGGTATTTCGAAAGAAACCCATTTCACAATGTGGTATCTTGGACCGCAGGAATTAGTGGGTATGTCCGTAACGGGTTCAGTTTTGAAGCTATGAAGctatttctgaaacttcttgaATCTGGGGTGATGCCAAACAACGTTACATTTACCTCTGTAGTTAGAGCATGTGGAGATTTGCGTGATTTTGGATTGGGAATGTGTGTTTTAGGTTTGATTGTTAAAACTGGATTTGAACATAATTTAGCAGTATCTAATTCTTTGATTACATTATGCTTGAAGATAGGCGAAATAGATTTAGCTAGGAAAATATTTGATAGGATGGATGTAAGAGATGTTGTCTCTTGGACAGCAATATTAGACATGGATGACTTGGTAGAAGCTAGAAGGATCTTTGAAGAGATGCCAGAAAGAAATGAGATTTCTTGGAGTACCATGATTGCAAGGTGCAGTCAGAGGGGTTATACGGACGAGTCACTGAAACTCTTCCGCCAAATGGTTCAACAAGGAATCAAGCCAACTATTTCTTGTTTTTCCAGTATTATAAGTACATTGGCTACCCTTGAAGCTTTACAAGCAGGAATGATCATCCATGGACATGTTACAAAAAATTGGATTCAAAATGATGTTTTTGTCAGTAGCTCTCTCATCGATTTGTACTGTAAATGTGGAGAAACTAAGAAAGGGCGCCTACTATTCGATTCAGATATGGAGAAAAATGTGGTTTCCTGGAATACTATGATAGGAGGGTATAGTCTGAATGGAGAAATGGAAGAAGCTAAGGATTTGTTTCATGCTATGCCTATGCCATTGCGAAATAGGGTCACTTGGAGTGCTATAATTGCTGGTTATTTAGATTGTGGACAATTTGACAAGGTCTTTGAGATCTTCAAAGAAATGCTTCTGCTAGGAGAAATTCCAAACACATCCACCTTCTCTAGCATGCTTTCTGCTTGCGCGAGCACAGCATCGTTAGGGAAGGGTAAAGACTTACATGGGAAGATAATTAAACTTGGGATTCAGTATGATGTTTTTGTAGGCACTGCTCTTACTGATATGTATGCCAAGTCTGGGGATATTGAGTACTCTAGAAAGGTGTTTGATAGGATGTCTGAGAAGAATGAAGTTTCATGGACTGTAATGATTCAAGGGCTTGCAGAAAGCGGTTTTCCACTGGAATGTCTTGATAAATTTCAGGAAATGGAAGAAACTTCAACTGTGGCGTGTAATGAGCAAATGCTCTTGTCGGTTCTGTTCGCGTGCTCCCACTCTGGATTGATCAATAAAGGAGTGGGATATTTTAATTCGATGGAGGCAGTATATGCAGTAAAACCCAAGGGAAGACACTACACTTGCATTGTTGATATGCTCTCCCGAGCAGGACTCATATATGAAGCTGAAGAATTCATTAATTCCATGCCATATAAACCTGAAAGTAATGCATGGGCAGCTTTATTAAGCGGATGTAAGACTTATAAGAAGGAAGAATTAGCAGGGAGAACAGCTAGGAGGCTTTGGGAAATGGCAGAGAAAAACTCAGCAGGATATGTGCTGCTATCAAATATCTATGCTTCAGCTGGAAGATGGGTGGAAGTTATGAATGTGAGGAAACTAATGAAGGAAAAGGGATTGAACAAGAATGGTGGTTGCAGTTGGGTTGAGGTTAAAGACAGCGTCCATTCTTTTTATTCAGATGATGGAACTCACCTGCAATCGCCTGAGATTTATGAGATTATACAACTTTTAAGGTTTGAAATGGCACTTCCTTGA